The Pseudomonas eucalypticola genome has a window encoding:
- the glcE gene encoding glycolate oxidase subunit GlcE: protein MSLDTLLDGVHQAIASKTPLRLHGGDTKAFLGRPTAGTPLDTRAWRGIVSYDPTELVVTVRAGTPVSELLATLDEAGQALPCEPPDFNGRATVGGMVAAGLAGPRRPWSGAVRDFVLGTRVITGLGQHLRFGGEVMKNVAGYDLSRLLAGSFGSLGLITDVSLKVLPKPRCSASLVLDIGPADALQRLTEWGQQALPISGACHDGQVLHLRLEGGEANVAAASDRLGCRSADAGFWRDLREHRLPFFADPRPLWRLSLPFNVDLLDLPGEQLLDWGGAQRWLKSDVEADHLRARVSALGGHATCFTPGVLDCPFQPLAPALLRYQRQLKARLDPHGLFNPGRLYPEL from the coding sequence ATGAGCCTGGACACGTTGCTCGATGGCGTGCACCAGGCCATCGCCAGTAAAACACCGCTGCGCCTTCATGGCGGTGACACCAAGGCCTTTTTGGGCCGGCCCACCGCTGGCACGCCGCTGGATACCCGGGCCTGGCGCGGTATCGTCAGCTATGACCCTACGGAACTGGTGGTGACGGTGCGAGCCGGCACGCCGGTAAGCGAGTTGCTGGCCACCCTGGACGAGGCAGGGCAAGCATTGCCGTGCGAGCCACCGGACTTCAACGGCAGGGCCACCGTGGGCGGCATGGTCGCCGCCGGCCTGGCCGGGCCACGACGGCCCTGGAGCGGCGCGGTACGCGATTTCGTCCTCGGCACGCGGGTCATCACGGGGTTGGGCCAGCACCTGCGCTTTGGTGGCGAGGTGATGAAAAATGTTGCCGGCTATGACCTGTCACGGCTCCTGGCCGGTAGCTTCGGCAGCCTGGGGCTGATCACCGACGTATCGCTGAAAGTCCTGCCCAAACCACGCTGCAGCGCCAGCCTGGTGCTGGACATCGGCCCTGCAGACGCCTTGCAGCGCCTGACCGAATGGGGCCAGCAGGCATTGCCCATCAGCGGCGCGTGCCATGACGGCCAGGTGCTGCACCTGCGCCTGGAGGGCGGTGAAGCCAACGTCGCCGCGGCCAGCGACCGCTTGGGCTGCCGCAGCGCCGATGCCGGGTTCTGGCGCGACCTGCGCGAGCATCGCTTGCCCTTCTTCGCCGATCCGCGCCCCCTGTGGCGCCTGTCGCTACCCTTCAACGTAGACCTGCTGGACCTGCCCGGTGAGCAGTTGCTGGACTGGGGCGGCGCCCAGCGCTGGCTGAAATCCGACGTCGAGGCCGATCACCTCCGCGCCCGGGTCAGCGCCCTGGGCGGCCATGCCACCTGCTTTACGCCCGGGGTGCTGGATTGTCCCTTCCAGCCGCTGGCCCCGGCGTTGCTGCGCTATCAGCGCCAGCTCAAGGCACGCCTCGACCCCCACGGCCTGTTCAACCCTGGCCGCCTGTACCCGGAGCTCTGA
- a CDS encoding ABC transporter ATP-binding protein, translating into MIELNQVTAFQQENRVFDQLSLHIGYNERVAILGPNGAGKSTLLKLINRELYPVERPGSYLRLFGHETFNLWDLRAKIGFVSQDMQEDYTPYTSALDVVISGFFGAMGTHAHLRPDAEQTARARELLGQLGMQIDEQRMFQRLSTGQKRRLLLARALVHNPRALILDEPTAGLDMGASMSLLSLMRDFCHDDRAMIITTHHIDEIIPEIERVVLIQQGQVIADGPKAQVLTSERLSELYQTSLQVSEQGGWYRCWHG; encoded by the coding sequence ATGATCGAGTTGAACCAGGTTACCGCCTTCCAGCAGGAAAACCGTGTCTTCGACCAGCTGTCGCTGCACATCGGCTACAACGAGCGGGTCGCTATCCTCGGCCCCAACGGTGCCGGCAAAAGTACCCTGCTGAAGCTGATCAACCGCGAGCTCTACCCAGTGGAGCGGCCCGGCAGCTATTTGCGCCTGTTCGGCCATGAAACCTTCAACCTGTGGGACCTGCGCGCCAAGATCGGCTTCGTGTCCCAGGACATGCAGGAAGACTACACCCCCTACACGTCGGCCCTGGACGTGGTGATCTCCGGCTTCTTCGGCGCCATGGGCACCCACGCCCACCTGCGCCCCGACGCCGAGCAGACCGCCCGCGCCCGCGAACTGCTGGGCCAGCTGGGCATGCAGATCGATGAGCAGCGCATGTTCCAGCGCTTGTCCACCGGCCAGAAACGCCGCCTGCTGCTGGCCCGCGCCCTCGTGCACAATCCCCGCGCGCTGATCCTCGACGAACCCACCGCCGGCCTGGACATGGGCGCCAGCATGAGCCTGCTGAGCCTGATGCGCGACTTCTGCCACGATGACCGCGCCATGATCATCACCACCCACCACATCGATGAAATCATTCCCGAGATCGAGCGCGTGGTGCTGATCCAGCAGGGGCAAGTGATCGCCGATGGGCCCAAGGCGCAGGTGCTGACCAGCGAGCGGCTGTCCGAGTTGTACCAGACGTCGTTGCAGGTGAGTGAGCAGGGTGGGTGGTATCGGTGTTGGCATGGGTGA
- the glcD gene encoding glycolate oxidase subunit GlcD, with translation MNILHDDRLDGALPAVDKQGLINALTTALPALDLLYRAEDLKPYECDGLSAYRTTPLLVALPRHLEEVQTLLRICHQRQVPVVPRGAGTGLSGGALPLAQGVLLVMARFNQILDIDPCARTARVQPGVRNLAISQAAAPHGLYYAPDPSSQIACSIGGNVAENAGGVHCLKYGLTVHNLVKLQVLTVDGEPLTLGSDALDSPGFDLLALFTGSEGLLGVVTEVTVRLLPRPHVAKVLLAAFDSVEKAGQAVANIIAAGIIPGGLEMMDNLAIRAAEDFIHAGYPVDAEAILLCELDGVEADVHEDCERVRQILDAAGATEVRQARDEAERVRFWAGRKNAFPAVGRLSPDYYCMDGTIPRRELAAVLKGIAALSAEYQLRVANVFHAGDGNMHPLILFDANLPGELERAEALGGKILEMCVAVGGSITGEHGVGREKINQMCSQFNAEELTLFHAVKAAFDPGGLLNPGKNIPTLHRCAEFGAMHIHHGQVPFPELERF, from the coding sequence ATGAACATTCTCCACGACGATCGGCTGGACGGCGCCCTGCCCGCGGTCGACAAGCAGGGCTTGATCAATGCCCTGACCACGGCACTCCCGGCCCTTGACCTGCTGTACCGCGCCGAGGACCTCAAGCCCTATGAGTGCGATGGGCTGTCCGCCTACCGCACCACGCCGCTGCTGGTGGCACTGCCCCGCCATCTGGAGGAAGTTCAGACGCTGTTGCGTATCTGCCACCAGCGCCAGGTGCCCGTGGTGCCCCGTGGCGCGGGTACTGGCTTGTCCGGCGGCGCGTTGCCGCTGGCCCAGGGCGTGCTGCTGGTGATGGCACGGTTCAATCAGATCCTCGACATCGACCCCTGCGCCCGTACCGCCCGTGTACAGCCAGGGGTGCGCAACCTGGCCATCTCCCAGGCGGCGGCCCCCCATGGCCTGTATTACGCCCCTGACCCGTCGTCGCAGATCGCCTGCTCCATCGGCGGCAACGTCGCCGAAAACGCCGGCGGCGTGCACTGCCTCAAGTATGGCTTGACCGTGCACAACCTGGTCAAGCTTCAGGTCCTGACGGTCGACGGCGAGCCGTTGACCCTGGGCAGTGACGCCCTCGACAGCCCGGGGTTCGACCTGCTGGCGTTGTTCACCGGTTCCGAAGGCCTGCTGGGGGTGGTGACCGAAGTCACCGTCAGGCTGCTCCCCCGCCCGCACGTGGCCAAGGTGCTGCTGGCGGCCTTCGACTCGGTGGAAAAAGCCGGCCAGGCGGTGGCCAACATCATCGCCGCGGGGATCATTCCCGGTGGCCTTGAGATGATGGACAACCTGGCCATTCGCGCCGCCGAAGACTTCATCCACGCGGGCTACCCGGTAGACGCCGAGGCCATTTTGCTGTGCGAACTGGACGGCGTCGAAGCGGATGTGCATGAAGACTGCGAGCGTGTGCGGCAGATCCTCGACGCCGCCGGGGCCACCGAGGTCCGTCAGGCCCGCGACGAGGCCGAGCGCGTGCGCTTCTGGGCCGGGCGCAAGAATGCCTTTCCGGCCGTGGGGCGGCTGTCACCGGACTACTACTGCATGGACGGCACCATCCCGCGCCGGGAGCTGGCCGCAGTACTCAAGGGCATCGCCGCGCTGTCGGCGGAATACCAATTGCGGGTGGCCAATGTGTTCCATGCCGGGGACGGCAACATGCACCCGTTGATCCTGTTCGACGCCAACCTGCCCGGCGAGCTGGAGCGGGCCGAGGCCCTGGGCGGCAAGATCCTGGAGATGTGCGTGGCGGTGGGCGGCAGCATCACCGGCGAACATGGCGTGGGCCGCGAGAAAATCAACCAGATGTGCAGCCAGTTCAACGCCGAGGAACTGACCCTGTTCCACGCCGTGAAGGCCGCCTTCGACCCCGGCGGCCTGCTCAACCCCGGCAAGAACATCCCCACCCTGCACCGCTGCGCCGAGTTCGGCGCCATGCACATTCACCACGGCCAGGTACCCTTCCCTGAACTGGAGCGTTTCTGA